The DNA sequence ACGAGCGGGGCGGCGCCGTCGCCCCCGTCCGCCTGCACGGCAGCCTGTTCGCGCCCCGCTGCTCGGCGTGCGCCCGTCCGGCGCCGCTGCCCGACGACGCGGGGGAGCCGGCCGGGCCGCTCGACCCGCCGGCCTGCGCCCACTGCGCCGCACCGGTCCGGCCCGGCGTGGTGTGGTTCGGTGAGGCGCTGCCGGAGGCGGCGTTGGCGGCGGCGGTCGAGGCGGCGTCCCGCTGCGACCTGCTGCTCACCGTCGGCACCTCGGCACTTGTCCATCCGGCCGCGGAGATCCCGCTGGTGGCGGCCCGCCTCGGCGCGCCGGTGGTGCAGGTCAACCCGGTGCCGACGCCACTGGACGCGGTCTGCGCGGTCAACCTGCGCGGACCGGCCGGCGAGGTGCTGCCGGCGCTGGTCCGGGCCGCCTGGCCCGACGCGCCCGCCGGCTGAGCGATGTGGACCGCCCGACGGTAAACGTCGTGCGTCGATCGGTTCACCGACTGTTCGACAAGCGTCAGACGTCGCGGGGCGCCCGCTTGGGGAACACCGTGTAGGCGACCGGCCAGAACACCAGCCAGGCCGCCATGGCCAGGGTGAGCCGGCCGGCCCAGGCCCACAGCTCCCCGGTCCGCTCGGCGTCGCCGACCAGCGCGACGCCGCCGAGCAGCACCGCGCAGGCGACCGCCCAGCCGAGCATGCCCCTGCCCCACTCCCGCCATTCGTGCCGGGCCCGGGCCCAGCCGTGGCGGGGGGCCCGGCGCGGCGGCGGCCCGCCGGCGAACCGGTGGGCGAAGCGCTCGTCGGCCCAGCGCACCATGCTGTGCCCGAAGGCGACGGAGAAGCCCAGGTACGCGGCGGCGAGGCCGTGCGCGAACGTGGCGGTGCCCCCGCCGCGCAGGTCGATCATCGTGGCGGCCAGCAGCACGAGGTCGACGGCGGGCACCGCGAGCAGCAGCGCGGCGCCCAGGCGGGGCCGCCGCAACGGGTAGCGGGCGGTCAGTCCGGCGGCCAGGAACAGCCAGAACGCCACCTCGCAGGCGATGATCACTCCGATGAGCACGCGGCCTCCACGTTTTAGTACGCTGTGCGACAACAACCGTAGCAACAGCCGTCCACCGCCGCCGGAGGGGCCGTGCCCAAGATCGTCGACCATGAGGCCCGTCGCGCCGAGCTGGCCGCGGCGATGTGGCGGGTCGTCTACCGCGACGGCGTCGGCGCCGCCACGGTGCGCAGCATCGCCGCCGAGGCCGGCTGGTCGCCCAGCGCGCTGCGGCACTACTTCGCGACCCAGACCGAGCTGCTGGTCTTCGCCATGGAACACGTGATGGCCGAGGCAACCGAGCGGTTCACCGCCGGGGACCGCACCGGCACCACCCGGCAGGTCGTCCAACGGATGCTCGAGGAGCTGCTTCCGCTGGACCGGCAACGGGCTCGGGAGGCCGAGGTGTGGCTGCTGCTCGCCGCCCGGGTGCCTGTCGACCCCGCCGCCCGGGAGCGGATGACCGAGGCCGACGACGGCGTACGCCGGGCCGCCGAGCTCGCCGTCGCGCTGCTCACCGGCGAGCAGCCGGCCGACGCGGCCACCGTCGCCCGGCTGCACGCCCTGCTCGACGGCCTCACGCTGCACGCGTTGCTGCATCCCGACCGGATGCCACCGGCCCGGATCCGCGACCTGCTCGCCGCGCACCTCGACCAGCTCGCCGAGGGGCCGCCCGCCCGCGCCGGCGGATAGGGTCGCACCCGTGCGGACCAAACAGGAGCTGTCGACGGCGATCCGGGAACGACGGCGGGCGGCGCTGGTGGTCAACGCCCACTCCCGCCGGGGCCGCCGGCTCTACGACACCGTCCACGCGCGGCTGCGCGCGGCCGGGTTCACGCTGCTCGGCGCGTACCCGGTGGACCGGCCCGGCGAGCTGGACCGGGTGCTCGCCGAGGCCGCCGACCTCGGCCCGGACCTGCTGGTCACCGGCGGCGGCGACGGTACGGTCGGCGCGGCGGCCCGGCTGCTCGCCCACCGGGACGTCGCCCTGGGCCTGCTGCCGTTGGGCACCACCAACAACTTCGCCCGCACCGTCGGCGTCCCGCTCGACCTCGACGCGGCGATCGCCGTGCTCACCGGCGGCAAGGTCATCGACGTCGACCTCGGCCTGATCGGCGACACCCGGTTCACCAACCACGTCGGGATCGGGCTGTCGGCCGACATCATGCTGGCCGCGCCGCCCCGGCTGAAGCGCGCCGTGGGCCGGCTCGCGTATCCGCTGACCGCGCTGGGGCTGCTGACCCGGCACCACCCGCTGCGCGTGACGGTGCGCGCCGAGGGCCGGGATCACGCGTTCCGCACCCACCAGGTGTACGTGGCCAACGGCGGCTTCCACGCCGGCCGGCCGATCACCGCCGACGCCAACGCCGACGACCGGCTGCTGGTCGCGTACCCGGTCGGCGGGCCGAGCCGGCGCGGGCTGCTGCGCGAGACGGCCCGCAACGCGGCGGCCGGCCGCCGCCGCACGCTGCGCGACGAGCCGTTCCTGGCCGTGCGCCAACTGTGGCTGGAGACCGACCCGCCGGCCCGGATCGAGGTCGACGGCGAGCCGTACGGGCGGACGCCGGTGCGCATCGGCCTCGACCCGAACGCGTTGCGGCTGATGGCGCCCGCCGACAGCCCGGACCGCTGACCGGTCCGGCCCCCGGGCTCGACGTGCCGGCCGGGGGCGCCGGGAGTAGCGTGCGACGCGGAAACCGCAGCGAGGAGGTTCGACCGTGCAGCCGACGATCGTGGACGTGCCCACCCCCGACGGGACGGCGGACGCCTACCTGCTCCGGCCGGACTCCGGCGGGCCGTTCCCGGGCGTGCTGCTGTTCATGGACGCGTTCGGGCTGCGGCCCCGGCTGGCCGAGATGGCCGCGACCATCGCCGACCGGGGATACGTGGTGCTGGTGCCCAACCTGTTCCACCGCGCCGGCCCCGCCGCGCCGGTCGACACGTCCGCGCTGACCGACGACAGCCGGCGCCTCGAGCTGTTCGGGCGGCTCGGCCCGCTGATGGCCGCGCTGACGCCGGACGTGGTGGCCCGGGACACCGCCGCCTACCTCGACTTCCTCGCCGCCCAGCCGGATGTCGCGCCCGGCCCGGCGGCGATCACCGGCTACTGCATGGGCGGCACGAACGCGCTGCGGGCCATCGAGGCCCACCCGGACCGGATCGCCGCGGTGGCCGCCTTCCACGCCGGTCACGTGGTCAGCGACGCGCCCGACAGCCCGCACCGGGGCGTCGGCGCGGTGACCGGCGAACTCTACTTCGGTCACGCCGACCAGGACGCGTCGATGACCGCCGAGCAGATCGCGACGCTGGAGCAGGCGCTGGACGCGGCCGGCGTCACCTACCGCTCGGAGGTCTACCGGGGCGCCCGCCACGGCTACACGCAGGCGGACACGCCGATGTACGACGAGCAGGCCACCGAGCGGCACTGGGCGGCGCTGTTCGACCTGCTCGACCGCACGTTCGCGGGCTGACCCGCCGGGCCGGCGCGGCGACAATGGTGCGGTGGAGACCGAGCTGCTGCCGATGATCGCCGCCGAGCGGCGCCGCACGGCCGACCTGATCGACTCGCTCACCCCGGCCCAGTTGGACACGCCCAGCCTGTGCCGCGCGTGGACCGTCCGGGAGGTCGCCGGTCACCTGGCGTCGCCGCTGGTCGGCACGCCGTGGCGGCTGCTGCCGCTGCTGGTGGGCGCCGGGTTCCGGCCGCACCTGGCGAACGCGCGACTGGCCCGGCAGGTGGCCCGGCGACCGCCCGCCGAGCTGGCCGCCGCGCTGCGTGAGCACGCCGACCACCGGTTCCGCCTGCCGGTGGTCGGCTGGCCCGGCCAGCTCACCGGTCTTCAGGTGCACGGGCAGGACATGCGCCGTCCGCTCGGCCTCCCCGCCGACCTGGACCCGGAGCGGCTGCGGATCTCGCTGGACTTCCTCACCGGCGGCCGGGCGGTCGGGTTCGTCGACCGTCGTCGGGTCGCCGGGCTGCGGGTCGAGGCGACCGACCTGGGCTGGTCGGCCGGGGACGGGCCGGTGGTGCGGGGCACCGGGGCCGCGTTGCTGCTCGCGCTGACCGGCCGCCGGGTGGCGCTGGCCGACCTCACCGGGGACGGCGTGGCGCGGCTCGCCGCACGCTGACCGGCCGCCGACGGCGCGTCCACAGGCCACCGGCGCGCAACTGGCACCTGCCAACCCCGTCCCCGGCTGGCTAGCGTCGGCCCATGGACGCCGACCACACCGCCCCGGCGGGTCGCTTCGCCGCGCTGACCACCGCCCACGTCGCCGACGCCTGCCTGCGGGCCGGCGTCGCGGTCCGTTGCGCCCCGGCCGCCGTACGCCCGGTGCTGGCCGGGCGGCGACTGGCCGGACGGGTCCGGCCGGCCCGGCACACCGGCAGCGTCGACGTCTTCCTGGAGGCCATCGACCGCGCGGCCCCGGGGGACGTGCTGGTGGTCGACGACGACGGTCGCACCGACCGGGCCTGTGTCGGGGACCTGGTGGCGTGGGAGGCGCGGGCCGCCGGCCTGGCCGGCCTCGTCGTGTGGGGCGCGCACCGGGACACCGCGGACCTCACCGCCGTCGGGCTGCCCGTGTTCAGCCTCGGTGCCACTCCGACCGGGCCGCTGGAGCTGGACCCACGACCGGCCGGCGCGCTGGACGCGGCGCGCGTCGGGCCGTGGACGGTCGGCGCCGGTGACCTGGTCCTGGCCGACGACGACGGCGTGCTCTTCGTGCCGGCCGACCGGGCCGGGGAGCTGTTCGACCTGGCCGGGTCCATCCGGGACACCGAGCGGCGGCAGGCCGACCGGATCCGGGCCGGCCGGTCGCTGCGGGCGCAGGTCGGGTTCGGCGACTACCTGACCGCCCGCGCGGCGGACCCGACGCTGACGTTCCGGGCACACCTGCGGGCGGTCGGCGGCGCGATCGAGGAGTGAGGCTCAGCCGCCGCGCGCCCACAGCGCCAGGCGGACCCGGTTGGGGCTGTCGGTCTTCGCCATCAGGCTGGTGATGTGGGTTTTCACCGTGGTCACGCCGATGTGTAGCCGCTCCGCGATCTCGGTGTTGGCCAGCCCCTCCGCGACCAGGTCGAGCACGTCCTGCTCACGGGCGGTCAG is a window from the Micromonospora sp. DSM 45708 genome containing:
- a CDS encoding SIR2 family NAD-dependent protein deacylase — protein: MNAGDLAAAGRLLAAATRPVVFTGAGVSAESGVPTFRDAQVGLWQRYDPAELATPAAFHADPALVWGWYEGRRHGVRRAAPNPGHRAVAAIQARLPDTVVVTQNVDDLHERGGAVAPVRLHGSLFAPRCSACARPAPLPDDAGEPAGPLDPPACAHCAAPVRPGVVWFGEALPEAALAAAVEAASRCDLLLTVGTSALVHPAAEIPLVAARLGAPVVQVNPVPTPLDAVCAVNLRGPAGEVLPALVRAAWPDAPAG
- a CDS encoding TetR/AcrR family transcriptional regulator; translation: MPKIVDHEARRAELAAAMWRVVYRDGVGAATVRSIAAEAGWSPSALRHYFATQTELLVFAMEHVMAEATERFTAGDRTGTTRQVVQRMLEELLPLDRQRAREAEVWLLLAARVPVDPAARERMTEADDGVRRAAELAVALLTGEQPADAATVARLHALLDGLTLHALLHPDRMPPARIRDLLAAHLDQLAEGPPARAGG
- a CDS encoding diacylglycerol/lipid kinase family protein, producing the protein MRTKQELSTAIRERRRAALVVNAHSRRGRRLYDTVHARLRAAGFTLLGAYPVDRPGELDRVLAEAADLGPDLLVTGGGDGTVGAAARLLAHRDVALGLLPLGTTNNFARTVGVPLDLDAAIAVLTGGKVIDVDLGLIGDTRFTNHVGIGLSADIMLAAPPRLKRAVGRLAYPLTALGLLTRHHPLRVTVRAEGRDHAFRTHQVYVANGGFHAGRPITADANADDRLLVAYPVGGPSRRGLLRETARNAAAGRRRTLRDEPFLAVRQLWLETDPPARIEVDGEPYGRTPVRIGLDPNALRLMAPADSPDR
- a CDS encoding dienelactone hydrolase family protein: MQPTIVDVPTPDGTADAYLLRPDSGGPFPGVLLFMDAFGLRPRLAEMAATIADRGYVVLVPNLFHRAGPAAPVDTSALTDDSRRLELFGRLGPLMAALTPDVVARDTAAYLDFLAAQPDVAPGPAAITGYCMGGTNALRAIEAHPDRIAAVAAFHAGHVVSDAPDSPHRGVGAVTGELYFGHADQDASMTAEQIATLEQALDAAGVTYRSEVYRGARHGYTQADTPMYDEQATERHWAALFDLLDRTFAG
- a CDS encoding maleylpyruvate isomerase family mycothiol-dependent enzyme → METELLPMIAAERRRTADLIDSLTPAQLDTPSLCRAWTVREVAGHLASPLVGTPWRLLPLLVGAGFRPHLANARLARQVARRPPAELAAALREHADHRFRLPVVGWPGQLTGLQVHGQDMRRPLGLPADLDPERLRISLDFLTGGRAVGFVDRRRVAGLRVEATDLGWSAGDGPVVRGTGAALLLALTGRRVALADLTGDGVARLAAR
- a CDS encoding RraA family protein encodes the protein MDADHTAPAGRFAALTTAHVADACLRAGVAVRCAPAAVRPVLAGRRLAGRVRPARHTGSVDVFLEAIDRAAPGDVLVVDDDGRTDRACVGDLVAWEARAAGLAGLVVWGAHRDTADLTAVGLPVFSLGATPTGPLELDPRPAGALDAARVGPWTVGAGDLVLADDDGVLFVPADRAGELFDLAGSIRDTERRQADRIRAGRSLRAQVGFGDYLTARAADPTLTFRAHLRAVGGAIEE